In Pleurocapsa sp. PCC 7319, the following are encoded in one genomic region:
- a CDS encoding vanadium-dependent haloperoxidase: MKYCQPALDNEYQLGTVYDFGSDSNQDDERESDKRKRRALKRNRNSKRKFNTEENSKSLDCQKSQEGSDRNERSEPEFNQNNGTRNDSSYESEPQIIVDPATQGVSVEHDDPTISVLWDRATQEAIIETSPGPTIAARALAIVHTAIYDAWSAYEGTPISSTTETDWLQRPDAENTEANKTEAMSYAAYQALSDLFPEQQEIFANLMQELGFDPEVESYDPTTAAGVGYLSAKALLEYRYQDGANQGGYDNPYGDGTPGDGTPYSDTTGYQPANTPDSVKYIEQFTPENIPVNNSPLDPETAQVPLTPQFGNVTPFGLESGDQYRPEAPEPFLLVDGTVDLEAGTITLADGEVLQISKDLIGDVINPEFIAQAEEIVEISANLTDEQKLIAEFWEDGPGTSFPPGNSNTFGQYVSARDNHTLDEDVELFLALGNSQLDSAIAAWESKYFYNYARPHRVIRELGEQGLIGEYNEDLGGYAIEAYAGPGQGTQTILASEFTTYQFGASDVAPPFPEYISGHSTFSAAGAEVLEQYTGSDYFGGSVTLDPGSSRFEPEITPTGSVTLDWENFSDFADESGISRLYGGIHFTDGDQNGRALGREVGNTAYEKAQYYINGGEETYTAYADVEDNFSSNEPEQYVVDGSSSSAYSNGEDDLDPFYGEQGDYVLEDTQQEVALV, translated from the coding sequence ATGAAATATTGCCAACCAGCTCTTGATAACGAGTATCAACTTGGTACTGTATATGACTTTGGGTCCGATTCAAACCAGGATGACGAAAGAGAATCAGACAAGAGAAAGAGGCGTGCTCTAAAACGTAATCGAAATTCTAAACGTAAATTCAATACAGAAGAAAATTCTAAATCTCTAGATTGTCAAAAGTCTCAAGAAGGATCTGATAGAAATGAAAGATCTGAACCTGAATTCAACCAAAATAACGGAACTCGAAATGATAGTAGTTATGAATCTGAACCACAAATAATAGTCGATCCGGCAACTCAAGGTGTATCCGTTGAACATGATGATCCTACTATTTCAGTCCTATGGGATCGGGCAACTCAAGAAGCAATCATTGAAACGAGTCCAGGACCAACAATTGCTGCTCGTGCTTTGGCAATTGTTCATACAGCTATATATGATGCCTGGTCGGCTTATGAAGGTACGCCAATTTCTTCTACTACTGAAACAGACTGGCTACAACGTCCTGATGCCGAAAATACCGAAGCGAATAAAACTGAGGCAATGAGCTATGCAGCATACCAGGCTCTCTCGGATTTATTTCCCGAACAACAAGAGATTTTTGCTAATTTGATGCAAGAATTGGGTTTTGATCCTGAGGTGGAATCATATGATCCGACTACTGCAGCTGGTGTCGGATATCTTTCGGCTAAAGCATTATTAGAATATCGTTATCAAGATGGAGCTAACCAAGGAGGATATGATAATCCTTACGGCGACGGTACTCCAGGTGACGGCACTCCCTATTCTGATACTACTGGCTATCAGCCTGCCAATACGCCGGACAGCGTGAAGTACATTGAACAATTTACACCTGAGAATATTCCTGTAAATAATTCTCCTCTGGATCCTGAAACTGCCCAGGTGCCATTAACACCTCAATTTGGGAATGTAACTCCCTTTGGGTTAGAGTCTGGAGATCAGTACAGACCTGAAGCTCCTGAACCTTTCTTGTTAGTAGATGGGACAGTCGATCTAGAAGCGGGAACCATTACTTTGGCAGATGGTGAAGTTTTGCAGATTAGCAAAGACTTGATTGGCGATGTTATCAATCCAGAGTTTATTGCTCAAGCAGAAGAAATTGTAGAAATCAGTGCTAACCTAACAGATGAACAAAAACTAATTGCTGAATTTTGGGAAGATGGTCCAGGAACTTCTTTTCCACCTGGAAACAGCAACACTTTTGGACAATATGTTTCCGCTAGAGATAATCATACTCTAGATGAAGATGTTGAATTATTCCTCGCTTTAGGAAATTCTCAACTTGATTCTGCGATCGCTGCCTGGGAATCTAAATACTTTTACAATTATGCTCGCCCTCATCGGGTAATTAGAGAATTAGGAGAACAGGGATTAATCGGAGAATACAATGAGGATTTAGGTGGCTACGCTATTGAAGCTTATGCTGGTCCTGGTCAAGGAACACAAACTATACTGGCTTCCGAATTTACCACTTATCAATTTGGTGCATCTGACGTTGCGCCTCCCTTTCCTGAATATATTTCTGGTCATAGTACTTTCAGTGCTGCGGGAGCTGAAGTATTAGAACAATATACTGGTAGTGATTATTTTGGCGGGTCTGTTACCCTCGACCCTGGCTCATCTCGCTTTGAGCCAGAAATTACCCCCACTGGCAGCGTTACTTTGGATTGGGAGAATTTTTCAGATTTTGCTGATGAGTCTGGTATTTCTCGTCTATACGGTGGCATCCACTTTACCGATGGCGATCAAAATGGTAGAGCTTTGGGTCGAGAAGTAGGCAACACTGCATATGAAAAAGCTCAGTATTATATCAATGGCGGAGAAGAAACCTATACTGCATATGCTGATGTAGAAGATAATTTCTCATCTAATGAGCCAGAACAATATGTTGTTGACGGTAGTTCATCTTCTGCTTATTCTAACGGCGAAGATGATCTCGATCCATTCTATGGCGAACAAGGAGACTATGTCCTAGAAGACACTCAACAAGAAGTGGCTCTTGTATAG
- a CDS encoding bifunctional orotidine-5'-phosphate decarboxylase/orotate phosphoribosyltransferase, which translates to MNFTDKLNQAIATNNSLLVVGLDANPEMISSKYFQGDEESLIEQIEALLLRIIAATSDRVCAYKPTLGFYQALGGKGLQLLERILPAIPKSIPIILDAKHGDLNTSTVLAKTIFEQWQVDAVTLTPYAGQDHAAPFLVYSDKAVFILSHTSNPQAKTLQEYPNQEQPLYLQVVKEAQSWATPQQLYLEVGTTSPEVLGKIRAIAPERTIFLRSLWSKKSNLESLVNMGLDQNGAGLLIPVPQDFLSSNNLAQEIADLNQKINAYRESKINQGSSCEIWTSNVCLLNQHPYQDLILQLFDIGCLLFGEYVQASGATFSYYIDLRKIISNPQIFNQVINAYGDIVQKLEFDRIAGIPYGALPTATGLAMNLQRPMIFPRKEVKAHGTRRLIEGNFNSGEKVVVIDDILISGKSVMEGADKLKSAGLNIEDIVVFIDHEGGVKDRLANNGYRGHSVLSISEITETLYESGRISQNQYDSFQTNHE; encoded by the coding sequence ATGAATTTTACTGACAAATTAAATCAGGCGATCGCAACTAATAATAGTTTATTAGTTGTTGGGCTCGATGCAAACCCAGAAATGATCTCTTCTAAATATTTTCAGGGAGACGAAGAGAGTTTAATTGAGCAGATTGAAGCTTTGTTATTGCGAATAATTGCAGCAACTAGCGATCGCGTCTGTGCCTACAAGCCAACTTTGGGATTTTATCAAGCGTTGGGTGGCAAAGGTTTGCAGTTATTAGAGCGTATTTTACCCGCTATCCCCAAGTCAATTCCGATTATTCTGGATGCCAAACACGGCGATTTAAACACCAGTACTGTTTTGGCGAAAACTATTTTTGAGCAGTGGCAAGTTGATGCTGTTACTCTTACTCCCTACGCAGGACAAGATCATGCTGCACCTTTTTTAGTTTATTCTGACAAAGCGGTATTTATCCTCAGTCATACTTCTAATCCCCAGGCAAAAACTTTACAAGAATATCCCAATCAAGAGCAGCCATTATACTTGCAGGTAGTAAAAGAAGCTCAATCCTGGGCAACTCCCCAACAGCTATATCTGGAAGTTGGCACTACTAGTCCTGAAGTGTTAGGCAAAATCAGAGCGATCGCCCCTGAAAGAACAATTTTTCTGCGTAGTCTTTGGAGTAAGAAGAGTAATTTGGAATCCCTAGTCAACATGGGATTGGATCAAAATGGAGCAGGTCTATTAATCCCCGTTCCTCAAGATTTTCTCTCTAGTAATAATCTCGCTCAGGAAATTGCCGATCTCAATCAAAAGATCAATGCCTACCGTGAATCGAAGATTAACCAAGGTTCTAGTTGTGAGATCTGGACATCTAATGTTTGTTTACTTAATCAGCATCCTTATCAAGATTTAATTCTGCAATTATTTGATATTGGTTGTTTATTATTTGGAGAATATGTCCAAGCATCGGGAGCAACTTTTTCCTACTATATCGACCTGCGAAAAATTATTTCTAATCCTCAGATTTTTAATCAAGTCATTAATGCCTATGGGGACATTGTCCAAAAGTTAGAGTTTGATCGCATTGCAGGTATCCCTTATGGAGCATTACCTACTGCAACTGGGTTAGCGATGAATCTCCAACGTCCGATGATCTTTCCTCGTAAAGAAGTTAAGGCTCACGGAACTCGACGTTTAATTGAAGGCAATTTCAACTCTGGAGAGAAAGTAGTAGTAATTGATGATATTTTGATTAGTGGTAAAAGCGTCATGGAAGGAGCGGATAAGCTCAAATCTGCTGGTTTGAATATTGAAGATATCGTCGTCTTTATCGACCATGAGGGTGGTGTTAAAGACAGACTAGCAAATAATGGCTATCGTGGCCATTCAGTTCTCAGCATTTCAGAAATTACCGAAACTCTCTATGAATCCGGTCGAATCAGCCAGAATCAGTATGATTCCTTCCAAACAAATCATGAATGA
- a CDS encoding cupin domain-containing protein, producing the protein MSSKAGNIFELPEQLPSEELFEALLEHEKILIEKVVSSGQVTPTGEWYDQERDEWLIVLQGEGELGYEDGSRIKLNQGDYLFIPARQKHRVEYTSTEPPCIWLTLFF; encoded by the coding sequence ATGAGCAGTAAAGCAGGAAATATATTTGAGCTTCCTGAACAACTACCATCAGAGGAGCTATTTGAAGCTTTGTTAGAACATGAAAAGATTTTGATTGAAAAGGTAGTCTCCTCAGGTCAAGTAACTCCAACTGGGGAATGGTACGACCAAGAGCGAGATGAGTGGTTAATTGTACTTCAGGGCGAGGGAGAACTTGGTTATGAAGACGGTTCTCGTATTAAGCTAAATCAAGGTGATTATCTATTTATTCCTGCCCGCCAAAAACATCGAGTTGAGTATACCAGTACTGAGCCCCCCTGTATTTGGCTCACGCTCTTTTTCTAA
- the hpnA gene encoding hopanoid-associated sugar epimerase, whose product MRAFVTGGTGFVGANLVRLLLQQGYDVRVLVRDNSCLDNLQSLEVEIVKGDLNDPNLLQQMSGCQVLFHVAAQYSLWQADSELLYRSNVLGTRNILNCARRAGIERTIYTSSVAAIGVGKNGLAVDETYQSPVEKLVGDYKKSKYYAEQEARKAINQGQDIVIVNPSTPIGAFDLKPTPTGEIILRFLRRKMPFYVETGLNLIDVQDVAWGHILALEKGRTGDRYILGHQNLTFKQLLQKLAAITGLPAPKYSIPYWIPYTAAWIEEKILAKLGKKPTIALDGVRMSKQKMFYDASKAVTELGLPQSDIDIALTKAVEWFTKRIKDEG is encoded by the coding sequence ATGCGGGCTTTTGTGACTGGTGGTACAGGTTTTGTTGGGGCTAATCTAGTCAGATTATTGTTGCAACAGGGATATGATGTGAGAGTTTTAGTACGGGATAATAGTTGCTTAGATAATCTTCAATCTTTGGAGGTGGAAATTGTTAAAGGGGATTTAAACGATCCTAATTTATTACAGCAGATGTCGGGATGCCAAGTATTGTTTCATGTTGCAGCTCAATATTCGCTCTGGCAAGCTGATAGTGAATTACTTTATCGTAGTAATGTCTTAGGCACACGTAATATTTTAAACTGCGCTCGTCGAGCAGGGATTGAACGTACTATTTATACTAGTTCTGTCGCTGCCATTGGGGTGGGAAAAAATGGTTTAGCGGTAGATGAAACCTATCAAAGCCCGGTAGAAAAGCTGGTGGGAGATTACAAAAAATCTAAATATTACGCCGAACAAGAAGCAAGAAAGGCAATTAATCAGGGACAAGATATAGTAATTGTTAATCCCAGCACTCCTATAGGTGCATTCGATCTCAAGCCCACCCCTACAGGTGAAATTATTCTGCGTTTCCTGAGGCGAAAAATGCCTTTTTATGTAGAGACAGGATTAAATTTGATTGATGTCCAAGATGTAGCTTGGGGACATATTCTGGCTTTAGAAAAAGGGCGAACAGGCGATCGCTATATTCTGGGTCATCAAAATCTCACTTTCAAACAATTACTACAAAAACTCGCGGCAATTACAGGATTACCAGCCCCTAAATATTCTATCCCCTACTGGATACCCTATACTGCGGCTTGGATCGAGGAAAAAATCTTGGCAAAACTGGGTAAAAAACCAACAATTGCTTTAGATGGAGTCCGAATGTCAAAGCAGAAGATGTTTTACGATGCGAGCAAAGCTGTTACAGAATTGGGTTTACCTCAATCTGACATTGATATTGCTTTGACCAAGGCAGTGGAATGGTTTACAAAAAGAATAAAAGATGAAGGATGA
- a CDS encoding fimbria/pilus outer membrane usher protein, which yields MYKFYRVLLTGLIASLYVLINPKSVFAQNQHNSTKKSDDPDVQQIFVPFILNNQEKGQIILFLYPNNQISFPATSVIQQTKVLLLKEWQEKLVATVDQEGNLTLEAFQQIGIEAKFDQRKLELQIQIPPEKLQTSVIALSGERLPPEAEKALLPSDFSGWVNFRVIEDIYWSGNSSSSLGLQPIQIDFDSAMNYRGWVLENNFALTGSNWERYYTSLVKDNPQTSLRYVLGDFYLTTRGWQQGGELAGIAVAKNFSLQPYRNNIPIGKYEFLLKNQSQVDVIVNGILTRQLNLPAGRHDLRDFNLSTGINDIQLIIDDDLGNTETIEFLVPFDFATLAPGVNEFAYSFGFPVDQINGGRSYELDNPTLAVFHRSGITNNFTFGGYGQADLSNQLLGIEGIWATSIGNWQFDTAVSHATDLGIDYAVKLDYFYRSANQQDTSERELDLSLEYRGKNFIAPGEGDLSDRAGYDISANYRQKLLADLDVNLGFNYRLNTEESNAGNISLGLSKPLNNSMRGSLALQKKLIGDDEQDDFGVRLNLSWSPPLSSHSITSSTDTITDTNQIFWSSRSSYLSNGITTTAALFNSPTGKTFNGSLEYGHYLGKVELSQDLGLNDDDSTIENSSRLQLETALVFADGHFGITRPVRDSFALVVPHPNLKGQRIELNPFLGGFEGRVTSFSGGVVPNLQSYRVSDVWVEALDLPLGYDLGAPNYAILPTYKSGTLIKIGTDATVFIRGSLVDAKGEPVSLKVIEITSLDDPDWQPVTLFTNRVGKFAAEGFKPGRYQGSLLGKEKNSLEFTIPEEQTGLSDLGVLRLDF from the coding sequence ATGTATAAGTTTTACAGGGTATTGTTGACAGGGTTAATAGCTTCCCTATATGTATTAATCAATCCTAAGTCAGTTTTTGCCCAAAATCAGCATAATAGTACCAAAAAATCAGATGATCCTGATGTGCAGCAAATATTTGTGCCTTTTATTCTAAATAATCAGGAAAAAGGTCAAATTATCCTTTTTTTGTATCCTAATAACCAAATCAGCTTTCCAGCAACCTCTGTCATTCAACAGACAAAAGTACTTTTGCTTAAAGAATGGCAAGAAAAATTAGTAGCAACGGTTGATCAAGAAGGTAATCTTACTCTAGAAGCGTTTCAACAAATTGGGATTGAAGCAAAGTTTGACCAACGCAAATTAGAGTTACAAATTCAAATTCCCCCAGAAAAACTTCAAACTTCTGTTATTGCTTTATCGGGAGAACGTCTACCACCAGAAGCTGAAAAGGCGTTGCTTCCTAGTGATTTTAGTGGTTGGGTCAATTTTAGAGTTATAGAGGATATTTACTGGTCAGGAAATAGTAGTTCTAGTTTGGGACTACAACCCATTCAAATTGATTTTGATAGTGCTATGAATTATCGCGGATGGGTTTTAGAGAATAATTTTGCTTTAACAGGCAGTAATTGGGAACGCTACTATACTAGTCTAGTTAAAGATAATCCTCAAACATCTCTGCGTTATGTTTTGGGGGATTTTTATCTAACCACTAGGGGATGGCAACAAGGTGGTGAATTGGCAGGCATTGCTGTAGCAAAGAACTTTTCTCTTCAACCCTATCGAAATAATATTCCGATCGGAAAATATGAATTTTTGCTCAAAAACCAATCCCAAGTGGATGTGATTGTTAATGGAATTCTGACTCGGCAACTAAATTTACCAGCAGGAAGACATGATCTAAGGGATTTCAACCTCAGCACTGGAATTAACGACATTCAATTGATTATTGACGATGATTTGGGCAATACAGAAACTATTGAATTTTTAGTTCCCTTTGATTTTGCTACTCTTGCTCCTGGAGTTAATGAATTTGCTTATAGTTTTGGCTTTCCTGTTGATCAGATCAATGGAGGTCGTAGCTATGAGTTAGATAATCCTACTTTAGCTGTTTTTCATCGTTCTGGTATAACTAACAATTTTACTTTCGGCGGCTATGGACAAGCTGATCTTAGCAATCAACTTCTAGGTATAGAAGGAATATGGGCAACCTCTATAGGTAATTGGCAATTTGATACTGCCGTGAGTCATGCTACTGATTTGGGAATTGATTATGCAGTTAAACTTGATTACTTTTACCGTAGTGCTAATCAACAAGATACTTCAGAGAGAGAATTAGACCTGAGTTTAGAGTATCGAGGCAAAAATTTTATTGCTCCAGGAGAAGGAGATTTAAGCGATCGCGCAGGTTATGACATCTCTGCTAATTATCGCCAAAAACTCTTGGCAGATTTAGATGTAAATTTGGGATTTAACTATCGCCTCAATACAGAAGAATCAAATGCTGGAAATATTTCTTTAGGCTTGTCTAAACCATTGAACAATAGTATGAGGGGTAGCTTAGCCTTACAGAAAAAGTTGATTGGCGATGATGAACAAGATGATTTTGGCGTTCGGCTCAATTTGTCTTGGAGCCCCCCTCTCTCTAGTCATTCTATAACTTCTTCAACGGATACCATCACTGACACGAATCAAATTTTTTGGTCTTCTCGTAGCTCATATTTAAGTAATGGAATTACCACAACAGCAGCTTTGTTCAATTCACCTACAGGAAAAACTTTTAATGGCAGTCTTGAATATGGCCACTACCTAGGTAAAGTAGAACTCTCTCAAGATCTAGGATTGAATGACGATGATAGTACGATAGAAAATTCAAGTCGTTTACAATTAGAGACAGCACTGGTTTTTGCCGATGGACACTTTGGAATTACTCGACCTGTTAGAGATAGTTTTGCCTTAGTTGTTCCTCATCCTAATTTAAAAGGTCAAAGAATTGAATTAAATCCCTTTTTGGGAGGTTTTGAAGGACGAGTTACTAGTTTTAGTGGGGGGGTGGTTCCTAATCTACAATCATATCGAGTATCTGATGTCTGGGTTGAAGCCCTGGATTTGCCCTTGGGATATGATTTAGGAGCTCCTAACTATGCAATCTTACCGACCTATAAAAGCGGTACTTTGATCAAGATTGGGACTGATGCTACAGTTTTTATCAGAGGTTCTTTAGTTGATGCTAAAGGAGAACCTGTTAGTTTAAAGGTCATAGAAATAACATCTCTAGACGATCCCGATTGGCAGCCTGTAACTCTGTTTACTAATCGTGTTGGCAAGTTTGCTGCTGAAGGGTTCAAACCAGGTCGTTATCAAGGAAGTTTATTAGGTAAGGAAAAGAATAGTTTAGAATTTACTATTCCTGAAGAACAAACTGGTTTAAGTGATTTGGGGGTTTTACGTTTGGATTTTTAG
- a CDS encoding molecular chaperone produces MKLSKLNLSKWFTWPIFLGTSLLAGQPALASFLFYLTPMISNLSPVGKDASGAFQVVNASQDESVAVELYLAKREVGINGEETYVREIAEEDFLLYPPQTFLKPGEAQTVRVSWLGDPEPSHELAYRLIAEQVPLDTDSQSTKSDNQQINITTLVRYAGSIYITPEDALPKVILESAVHQKREGGGDQLVLTFNNQGTAHTLLQDLTLTISSKEQPSKSVQLMPEDLKGVSGENILAAHQRRFLIPWPSELPVGEVDVSFDYE; encoded by the coding sequence ATGAAGTTAAGCAAACTAAATCTAAGTAAGTGGTTTACTTGGCCAATATTCCTAGGAACATCTTTACTTGCTGGTCAACCTGCCTTGGCTTCTTTCTTGTTTTATCTGACTCCAATGATTAGTAATTTATCACCTGTTGGTAAAGATGCTTCTGGAGCATTCCAAGTAGTTAATGCTAGTCAGGATGAGTCTGTAGCTGTTGAACTTTATCTGGCGAAACGAGAAGTAGGGATTAATGGCGAAGAAACCTATGTTAGAGAAATAGCAGAGGAAGACTTTTTGCTTTATCCACCCCAAACTTTCCTCAAACCAGGTGAAGCTCAAACTGTTCGAGTTAGTTGGTTAGGAGATCCTGAACCTAGTCATGAACTCGCCTATCGGCTGATTGCGGAACAAGTTCCTCTAGATACTGATTCCCAATCAACTAAATCTGATAATCAGCAGATTAATATTACTACTTTGGTACGTTATGCAGGTTCAATTTACATTACCCCTGAAGATGCACTTCCCAAGGTTATTTTAGAAAGTGCAGTACATCAAAAACGCGAGGGAGGAGGCGATCAATTAGTTCTGACTTTTAATAATCAAGGTACTGCCCATACACTATTACAGGATCTTACATTAACTATTAGCTCTAAAGAACAGCCAAGCAAAAGCGTTCAACTTATGCCAGAAGACCTCAAAGGCGTTAGTGGCGAGAATATATTGGCCGCTCATCAACGTCGTTTTCTCATTCCCTGGCCTTCTGAATTACCTGTGGGTGAAGTAGACGTAAGTTTTGACTATGAGTAA
- a CDS encoding lipopolysaccharide assembly protein LapB, whose translation MEQKLIQQGITKAKNGDYEAAITDFTQAIADYPQSAEAYYRRGLAYFDSGLTEKAIADYNQSLNLDSQQIKVYLSRAMAFLTINNIQSSIIDLQVVFSLDPNCDRAYKLRANICIRLKEYDRAIDYLKQAGKIYLERQDKESCRFCIARIRQIEQQKIAASGGVTNQVFLQQVQQKISQGKLDEALRDCNWLLQLDPYDAQAYQYRGNINLELEEYPQAKQDFRQAAQCYRTQGNLAESEKLEQRCLELQLRSVYQSNL comes from the coding sequence ATGGAACAAAAACTTATACAGCAGGGTATAACTAAGGCTAAAAATGGCGATTACGAAGCAGCAATTACTGATTTTACGCAAGCGATCGCTGATTATCCTCAATCAGCTGAAGCTTACTATCGTCGAGGTTTAGCCTATTTCGATTCTGGTCTAACAGAAAAAGCGATCGCCGATTATAATCAAAGTCTTAATCTGGATTCTCAGCAGATAAAAGTTTATCTCAGTCGGGCTATGGCTTTTTTGACTATCAATAATATTCAAAGCAGTATCATTGACTTGCAAGTAGTTTTTAGTCTCGATCCTAATTGCGATCGCGCTTATAAATTGAGGGCTAATATCTGCATTCGCCTTAAAGAATATGATCGAGCAATTGACTATCTTAAACAAGCAGGAAAAATCTATCTTGAACGCCAGGATAAAGAAAGTTGTCGTTTTTGTATTGCCCGTATTCGACAAATTGAACAGCAAAAAATAGCAGCTTCGGGAGGAGTTACTAATCAAGTTTTTTTGCAACAAGTGCAACAAAAAATTAGTCAAGGTAAACTTGATGAAGCATTGAGAGATTGTAATTGGCTATTGCAACTCGACCCTTACGATGCTCAAGCCTATCAATATCGGGGTAATATTAATTTAGAATTGGAAGAATACCCCCAGGCAAAACAAGACTTTCGCCAAGCAGCCCAATGTTATCGTACTCAAGGGAATCTTGCCGAGTCCGAAAAATTAGAGCAACGCTGTTTAGAATTGCAGTTAAGAAGCGTCTATCAATCCAATTTGTAG
- a CDS encoding TetR/AcrR family transcriptional regulator has product MMAGVKQFNQEEVLDKAMEVFWQKGYEGTSIQDLTKATGLGRGSLYGAFGDKEQLFITVLDRYGDKFQAQIVEQLNNPNPYQAIEGMFEVMIERMSNPNYPRGCLNTNTSVSFGGKSEMIERKIAERLGGLESSIYLVLRKAQAEEKLSSEKDIRALARFLVGVSQGMAVLNKTFADPSVIRDVAKVALSFWEPIEKYKTNREAKPQP; this is encoded by the coding sequence ATGATGGCTGGAGTCAAACAATTTAATCAAGAGGAAGTTTTAGACAAAGCAATGGAAGTTTTTTGGCAAAAAGGATATGAAGGGACTTCGATTCAAGATTTAACCAAAGCCACAGGACTGGGTAGAGGTAGCCTTTATGGTGCTTTTGGTGATAAAGAACAGTTGTTTATAACAGTTTTAGATCGTTATGGCGATAAATTTCAGGCTCAGATTGTAGAGCAGTTAAATAATCCAAACCCTTATCAAGCTATAGAAGGTATGTTTGAGGTCATGATCGAGCGGATGAGTAATCCCAATTATCCACGGGGTTGTCTGAATACGAATACTTCTGTTAGTTTTGGAGGTAAGTCTGAGATGATCGAACGAAAAATAGCCGAGCGTTTAGGGGGCTTGGAATCCTCTATTTATCTGGTACTGAGAAAAGCACAAGCAGAAGAAAAGCTCTCTTCAGAAAAAGATATTCGGGCATTAGCTAGGTTCTTGGTCGGTGTTTCTCAAGGTATGGCTGTTTTAAATAAAACTTTTGCCGATCCTTCTGTAATTCGAGATGTAGCCAAGGTAGCCCTTAGTTTTTGGGAACCAATAGAAAAATATAAAACTAATAGAGAAGCGAAGCCCCAGCCATAA
- a CDS encoding glucose 1-dehydrogenase — protein sequence MARLQGKTALITGGTTGIGFETAKQYLAEGAKVIITGINEERLATAIAQLGENAASIRADVRSLKDLDNLAKEVKQEFGSLDILFANAGIGYFAAIEDVDEAFYDNQFDINVKGVFFTVQKLVGLLNENSSIILNASAVNEKGAPMGSLYFASKAAVRSLARSLAAELAPRKIRVNALSPGIVRTNFQSKLDLPAEAFEGFIDYVKNITPLGREGRPEEIAKAAVFLASDDSSYMTAADIVVDGGYMNV from the coding sequence ATGGCTAGACTTCAAGGAAAAACCGCATTAATAACTGGTGGAACTACTGGTATTGGTTTTGAAACTGCGAAACAATATTTAGCTGAAGGCGCAAAGGTTATTATTACGGGTATTAATGAAGAGAGATTAGCAACTGCGATCGCTCAATTAGGAGAGAATGCGGCTTCTATTCGTGCCGATGTTCGTTCTTTAAAAGATCTCGATAATTTGGCGAAAGAAGTAAAACAAGAGTTTGGCAGTCTTGATATTCTGTTTGCTAATGCAGGAATTGGATACTTTGCAGCAATAGAAGATGTAGACGAAGCTTTCTATGATAATCAGTTTGATATCAATGTCAAAGGAGTTTTCTTTACCGTACAAAAACTGGTGGGATTATTAAATGAAAACTCAAGTATTATTTTGAATGCCTCTGCGGTCAATGAAAAAGGTGCGCCAATGGGAAGTCTTTACTTTGCTAGTAAAGCAGCAGTTCGTTCCTTAGCTCGTTCCTTAGCCGCAGAATTAGCTCCTCGTAAAATTCGAGTTAATGCCTTAAGTCCTGGAATTGTCAGAACCAATTTCCAAAGCAAGTTAGATCTGCCCGCAGAAGCTTTTGAAGGATTTATTGATTATGTGAAAAATATTACTCCTTTAGGAAGAGAAGGCAGACCAGAAGAAATTGCCAAAGCGGCGGTATTTCTTGCTAGTGATGATTCTTCTTATATGACGGCTGCCGACATTGTTGTCGATGGCGGTTACATGAATGTTTAG